The stretch of DNA TAACCAAATTCACCAactgcaaaaggaaaacaagtatGCTCATAGATAATACTACCTCCAGATAATTTACTACtatctttttaaattaaagtacACTATCACCTATGGATGCACACTGCTAGAATGTACAACTTCCTATAAAGAACTATCAAGTCCAGTACCCTGCCTCCCATGTAACCTGTGTTTGATGCTTTAGAGGAAGACAATAACTGCATAATAAACCTTTCCAGTTGTGCAATAATGCATgtggctggagagctgggataTTTCTGTCAGGCATAAAAAAGTAGAACACTGGACAAAGACAACCATTTGACCTTCAAGAGTCTTGCTTTGTCAAATGCAGAGAGTAAGACAAATACATAGATGATCCTGGACAATTAAAGCTATGTACAAAATTATGACTTTTAAAACAAGACATTACGgaacaaataaaaaggaaacacacaaatgcaaagaaaagaagGCACACTGAACTAAGAAATGACAAGAGAGCCTTAATTCTCACAGGCCACCTGTGAATTCcttcacaaaaaaccccaaaactctaATGAGATAAAATTTTTGTCAGATTTCAGAGGGAATTTGATATGTCACTGGGAATTCTATTCCAACGGAAGGAACTTAAGGTTGCTTTTTGATGTGTTTATAGCTCTGATCAACAACCATCAATGGAAACTCTCAAATATCACACAAGTTAAGAAAACTGTCGGGAATTAGAGGCCTTCTTGCCCACAGACAAAAAAGATGTGGTGTTTATATTCCTTGAGATGAACCAATATATCCTGTGTATATCAAATGTGTGAATTAACATATAACACACAATTCATTCTGGAGGAACCACTTCAATGAGGAATGAACGTCAGATATGTATATTGAAAGATTAGGTTTACCTGCTAATAATGCACATATCAAGAGGCTTTAAAAAGTGTTATAAATGCCATTAATGAATATAGGCACCAGACCAGAATATTTATAAATTCAAAACTGGCATGTCACTCAGACTCTAATCAATTAAAGAGGCACTGTGAAAGGTGGTGATGCTGCTATGCAGTAATTACTTCTACTGTAGAATGAAATAGTGTTAAGCTAAAATGAATACTTGCTCTACATTAATTCCCTTTAGTAAGACAAGTACATGAAGTATGCAGAAAAAGTTCCATTAGTCTATAAAAGGCGTTAGTGTTAAGAAATGCAAAGTACTCGCATCTTCAATTTTATAAACTTCACAAAAGGTGCAAATGATTCAATGCTCCCCAGGCTCACATAGGCAGGTCAGTACTGTTATGTCTAGTTTTCCTAGAAGTACCGTCATCTCGGGGCAGTGCTTTTTGCAAGCTTGACATAGCAGCAGTTCTTTCAATGTCTATCACAGCATACAGCTCTGTGCGCCTGGTTGGAGTTTGCGGAAGTGGAgtggtgggggtttttggagTCTGAGGGTTGTCAGAGTCACTACCACCTTCCAAGTCAACCTGTATATAGTTGAGCTGCCTGTGTTCTAAACTTGGACGCCTAATGTCAAAGTTAAAGACTGTTGGGGTACAGTCCCGACGTCGTGTAAATTCTACTTTATGAGCACTTGCTGGTACTGTTACATTCTCTGTATTGACATAGTTATGCATTAGATCTAGGTTATTGTGGTAGCCATTCAGAGACGGGGTCTTTGGTCCTAAACTGTCGTCTTCATCTCTGCTCAGCTTCCGGGCTTCCCAAACAGGAGGCAAGGATGGCAAGTTCTCGTAGTTCAGCAGCGCAGTTCTCCTCTGAGCAGAGTTGTTAATGTTCTGGGTGTCTGAGGTACTGGTTGATGTCAAGCGACCTCTCCTGACCCCTGAGGCACTAGGGATTGATAAcctatttatattttcatacaCCAATTTATTACCAGATGGTGTCTCTCTACGTTCATCACTGTCGTACCCAGTGTCCCATTCAGTGttgtttgtgctgctgccactAACTTGATCTCTCCCAAGTTGTTCCAGTTTCTCTCTTTCCATTAACTGCCTTTGAACAGGTGTTGGTCCTAAAACAAACTTCACTCCTTCAGGCTCCAGGAGAACCTGAGCATCTCTGTCATCAGTACACATCTGATCTTCTTTTGCTTTAGTTGTTtcagtgtttgaaagctttgaTTCCAGTGGCACATGCACACTTGATcgattttttctttcctcttggaCTCCAGTAGTGTTTACGTAAGTGTGCAcctaaaagagaaagaaaaaatttaaacactattgtgccttccctccccctccaaATTTATTAGCTTCTTAACTCCCCACTTTTCTAATCAAAAtacctgaaaagaaaaacttttgaTGGCAGATGTTTAAGAGCAAAAGCCACCTCTCTTGCATTTaggtttttcccctcaaattttgttttcagttatGTTAATATTCCGCTAACATTCCTctgaaaaaacagaatttaTATCTTACActgataattatttttatttgatgttTTATCTCTCAACATTTATCTCATTTGGCTCTAATCAAGGCCACCTTGGGCTGCTCTAGCCTAGCTCATAACTTTACCTGGGCAGATCACTGAGAGCTCTACTTTGTTGTCCCTTACCAGTGACCAACAATTACTTTGGCTAAGTTTATGTTCGTTACTTCCACACTGCAAGGAAATCTACTGTccatacaaggaaaaaaaaaaaatccccaccaaaaaGAAAACCGCAGAGAGACCTAAGAAAACCCTTGATCTCTTGCCTTGTGTACTAGTCCAGGAACAAAAAGAGAGGTTGGGTCTCTAGGAAGAACTATCTTTCTTCAAGGGCCAACAGCCTCCTAAGAACAGGAACTTATAGAAAAATATACAGTATATTCATATGAAGTGTGGCACTCAGAATTAAAAAGAAGGAGGAGTTGGCACTGTATGTCACTAAGAAAGGTGGAGATACCCTCCTAGGTTATATCCCTCCAATTTCCACAGTGGATCAATACACGGCTGAATGGGAAAGACTGGATTCCTTCTCTAAATTTTAATTCTATGTCTGGATACCCAAACAGCAAAAATAGTATTTTACAGCAGCAGTCATGTAGCTTGCCAATCTCTCTGTCAAGCTCTGCCAGCTGAATTGTCATTTACCAGATCACTTGGCTCctccactgattttttaaacTCACTTACTATTCAGTAACTCCAACGATAACACCTGAGCTCTTCTGTGAGGGCTCCTAACAAATCCTCTCCCAGAAGACAGTTCAcagccctctgctctgcctaCCTTCTCTGGTTTCCAAAACTGTTTCCTGTCACACATGAAAGTCTTCCTAAACCACATGACATTTATAAATTTGACTGTCATTTTCATCAGCAACCTGAATGAGAGAGAAGATACCCTGACAGTTTTCAGTCTATCCAGACTGGCAGGGTTTCCACTGTGAGGGACCTCTGCAGCCTAGAGAACCGACCTCAGAGAAACCTTATGAAGTTCAGCAACAGCAAATAGAAAATCCAGTGCTTGGTATGAAACAACACCAACAGTACAGGCTAGATATCAACTGATTGAAAACAGCCTTGCAGCAAAACTTCAGGGGTCCAGGTGAATGGTAAGTTGAATGTGAGTCAGCAGTCTGCTCTTGGAGCAATGAAAACCAAACATGCCCTGGTTTGTGCTAGCAATAGCACAGCCAGTAAGTTAAGAAAAGTCACTATTACCATCAATTCAGCTCTCACAAGACTGAACCTGAGCTCCAGAGTACACGAGGGACAGCACCATACTGAGGCTAGTCCAGTGGAGGGCCATGACtagagaggagctggagcacatGACAAGGAGAAGCTGAGGACACCATCTTAGTTCCCTTTTAAGAGAATGCAGGGAACCACCTAATAGCTGTTTTCAACTACCTAACAGATAAAGCAAAGACAGAGCCAGACCCTTTTTGGGCATGTTCAGCAAAAGGCCAAGGGACAACCAACACCAAATGTACCAGGCAAAAATCTGGTAACACAGAGAGAAATGATTTCACAGCAACAGTGGTGAAACACTAGAACACATAGCTCAGATTCTGTGGAATACCCTTGCCTGCAGTATTCAAAACATGACCAGGACaatgctctgtgcagctgtttCTAACTTAAAAGCTGTTTCTAACTTTGATCTAGAGGAGTggaggtcccttctaaccctaAATTATTCCATGACTTCTATTTGGCAAATAGAAGACTTACATATAAAGAAGCTTTTTGACCAGGATCTCTCATTATAATGTACAATTACTCATGTTTAAAAATAGCTGCTGAAATTTTTGAAAAGAGTATAATGCAAACACATACCTTCtctatctttatttttatataaaatatggGTTCCTCAGCAAGCCATTCTACAAAGTATCATTTTAAAGAGGCAAGACAAACACTTTTCTAAGGTAGTTAAAATACTGTAGGAATACTTTACACCTGACACTGAAACGCAAGTGAAAGCCTACAGAACAATCACTAGAAAAGTCTGAAGTAATGTAGAACCTCAGTtgtacaaagggaaaaaaacacccactTGCTCCTCTGCTACAAGTAAAGGATGTGTTGATTCTTCACCGACAGAGGGGAGGCGTGCGCTGCCGACAGAAGGGTGTCTGCTGGAAGGGTGTGATGAAGCATCTCCAAAAGATGGGTATCTGGGATAGCCATTGGGTAAACTTTGTGCATTGAATCCAGGAGCTGATTCAAGGAGAAAACAGCCAAAACCATATTAAAATAGAACATTTTACTGTATATGAATAAGATACTTTTTATCTTAAGTTTAATTTTcaaaagagaaagtaaaatatGTAAAACAATATTAAGTATTCACAAAGCTCAGTTTTGCTTggaggaaggaaatggaaaacagaACACCATCCCAGTATTTACCACAACACATTTATGAGGCAGCCACTGAAAACTAGATGTATTACACACCCAGTGAAGTCCCTCCAACTTCTCTTTCCCCCATTAGCATCTCCACCTGACAGAGACTCCTTTATCTAAGCTTCCATTTCTCTGAAATCATCAATAAATTGGAATTCCAAGTTTCAAATATCAAGCCATCTGCCTGAGATTTCAGAAATACCAGAAAATTTTAGGGAAATACTTCACTCATCCATTCACCTACTCAGAGCAAAAGAAAGATTCCAAACCAACTGCACATGTGatttaaacagtattttttccccctaataaAAAGTTTGAAATATTGCCCAACATTAACATTTCTCTGAAATGCTACAGGTAAAGCATGTTGACATATCATAAAGCAATTCAATAGGTGTATTCATAAGTGTTCGTATGCAACAACTAAGTTCCCAAAACttacttcttaaaaataatCCTCAGCAAGTACCTTGAGAGAATGCATTACTACCTCTTAGCTTTAAATTAGCCTTCTTTTTAATTACTTAAAGATTAAATTCAAATCAAATGCTATTTTCAGCTAAGTACCACATTACATTCAGGAATGTCATCTGACAGTAGAACCATACTTACTGGTAGGTGTTCGAGGGGTTCTTGGTACTTCCAACTCAGTTTGATGATTATTCCTTTCTACTACTGGTTCTTCTACCACATTTATGCTATTATTCTGCATTATCTCTTGTAACATGTTAAATAGCTCTTCTGCCCGGGCACACTTAAAGGCAAAGATTCCTATAaatacatgcaaaaaaaaaaaaaattaaaatcctgtaACTCAGAAACGTGCCCTACAATAGATATAACTTATAGAAATAAAACTGGAATCCACATAATGAAACCTGTTAAAGAAGCAAAAGCgttatgaaattttttttgcacCAAAACTCACAAAATTACTGTGACAACCTTTAAAGTGGTTATCTAATAGAAGAATAAGGTTCCCATGCACCAAAAGTTAAAtaagaacagaaaacagattCAGTTAGGAGCAAAACTAAGTTTTGAAGGctaaatgaggggaaaaaacagttgatttttttttaagccaataAAAAGGATACCtgttaaataaatatgtatttcaaaAAGCACTAAATGAAACTACAGTGGTGCTACAAAGTTGTATTTCCTAAATcagatttctattaaactaccataaaaaaaaagatacctGCACAACAGAAAAGGATTTAAACATTGGATATTCAGTTTCTTTAAGAAGACTAAAATGAAAAGCTAGTAAGACAAACTGTGTGAAACAGACAGTAACAAACTAATTGCTTTAGGCTAAAGGATAGACACAGAACACAAAGTCAGCAGCAATACCAtgtattttgtgtgtgtattgTGCCACTTTGCCTTTGAACAGCAGAGAGTGTCCCAACTTACCCTCACCAGCAAAGTCGCAGCTTTGGATTATTCTTCCATTGAAAGCATGAAGTTAAAGTTGACACGCTTGTTAAACGTGGGTGCAGGTGCTCATGTTTTAAAGTGAGTATTACAATCTTAAAACACTCTTTACTGAAAAGTACCTACCTATATAGCCACTTCTGTAAGTGCAGTTATGTGAATATGGTGGCAATTACTACCATGGTATCTTTATTTaggaatgcagagctgggacagatcAGAACCACCAGAAATGTTTCACAAGGCAGAAGTTCACACAACCCCAGCTGGGAATACACCAAATGGGCTACAAGGAACAAAGCTTAGCTATTAATatgcagctgctgcactgaATAAGTGTCATGTTTGCAACACTGCAGCTATAGAACTTCTACTACTATATGTCCCTGACCCCTAATCCAGCCATGCACAATAGTCCATGTttaatattttgcatatttctgAACATTCACACTGGATATTTGAATCTTAATGGACAAAactcagaattttaaaaaaatctaggTTCACAAACTTTAAAAAGCTCCCAGTATGTATCTGAGAAATTCAGCTGCCTTTAAATACATTCAAATTAAATACAATGTGATCTGTCACACAACATGGTGACATACCAACCTCTCCAGGTTTAAAAGGCTGAATTATCTATTAAATGTGCTCCCAAGACATGTCTGCAGGGTTTTTAATACCTAGCACAAACTCAATGTTTCACCATCATTGCTTCTCACAACTTAACAATAGAAATAACTTgatattaaaggaaaaacagaaacaagaataCTGACTAACGTAAGAAGTTGCTGGGCAGTATTCAGGGAATTCTcaaatgaaaaacttcttgGTCATCCCATGAAGTGAAGATGCAGTTTTGCAACTGTGCCCACAAAACCCACTCTAGGTCTCAGGAACAATGTTCCATTGCAAAAGGGCAGCAGAGAACA from Haemorhous mexicanus isolate bHaeMex1 chromosome 5, bHaeMex1.pri, whole genome shotgun sequence encodes:
- the FRS2 gene encoding fibroblast growth factor receptor substrate 2; translated protein: MGSCCSCPDKETVPDNHRNKFKVINVDDDGNELGSGIMELTDTELVLYTRKRDSVKWHYLCLRRYGYDSNLFSFESGRRCQTGQGIFAFKCARAEELFNMLQEIMQNNSINVVEEPVVERNNHQTELEVPRTPRTPTTPGFNAQSLPNGYPRYPSFGDASSHPSSRHPSVGSARLPSVGEESTHPLLVAEEQVHTYVNTTGVQEERKNRSSVHVPLESKLSNTETTKAKEDQMCTDDRDAQVLLEPEGVKFVLGPTPVQRQLMEREKLEQLGRDQVSGSSTNNTEWDTGYDSDERRETPSGNKLVYENINRLSIPSASGVRRGRLTSTSTSDTQNINNSAQRRTALLNYENLPSLPPVWEARKLSRDEDDSLGPKTPSLNGYHNNLDLMHNYVNTENVTVPASAHKVEFTRRRDCTPTVFNFDIRRPSLEHRQLNYIQVDLEGGSDSDNPQTPKTPTTPLPQTPTRRTELYAVIDIERTAAMSSLQKALPRDDGTSRKTRHNSTDLPM